In the Prosthecobacter dejongeii genome, one interval contains:
- a CDS encoding superoxide dismutase, producing MKASTLRRHYRETHAQYLRELELALQTEAMTVGNVVSLMPGMDRMIQPQKSDSLMPIGRLVSQGLSFQAPQTLSKESVQTIRRAGGGHINHTAFWRFLCPPDSGPSGPQGRAARAILEDFGSVKAFRQVFKETAMNHVGSGWAWLVYRPDGCLVTSTTMNEDNPLMKDHIPWHQSGKPLLALDLWEHSYYEQYGEDREQYIDAWWKVVNWEFVNRAYAIVTGKV from the coding sequence ATGAAAGCGAGCACGCTGCGACGCCATTATCGCGAGACTCATGCTCAGTATTTGCGAGAGTTGGAATTGGCCCTACAAACCGAGGCAATGACGGTGGGCAATGTCGTCTCTCTCATGCCAGGTATGGATAGGATGATCCAGCCGCAAAAGTCAGACTCCCTCATGCCAATCGGCAGACTGGTCAGCCAGGGTCTGTCATTCCAAGCCCCTCAAACGCTCTCCAAAGAATCCGTTCAGACCATCCGCCGTGCTGGTGGTGGCCACATCAATCACACCGCTTTTTGGCGCTTTCTCTGCCCGCCAGATTCTGGCCCTTCGGGCCCCCAAGGACGGGCTGCACGGGCTATCCTTGAAGACTTTGGCAGTGTGAAAGCCTTTCGACAAGTTTTCAAAGAGACTGCGATGAATCACGTTGGTTCCGGCTGGGCCTGGCTGGTTTATCGGCCAGATGGATGCCTGGTCACGAGCACCACCATGAATGAGGATAATCCCCTCATGAAAGACCACATCCCATGGCACCAATCTGGAAAGCCACTTTTGGCCCTGGACTTGTGGGAACATAGCTACTACGAGCAATACGGAGAAGACCGAGAACAATACATCGACGCATGGTGGAAAGTCGTGAATTGGGAATTCGTCAATCGAGCTTACGCCATCGTCACTGGCAAAGTTTGA